The following is a genomic window from bacterium.
GGAACAGCACCCCCGACGTCCCCTTGGTCACCGGGATGCCGAAGCGGTGCTGGGCCAGGCCCATCATGGGCCCGCCGAGGATGAACCGCGCGGCGTCGTCGGTGAGCCCGCCGCAACGCTCCAGGAGCTCGCCCACCGGCGTGCCCACCTTGACCCACAGGTTCTTCGGCTCCTTGACGATGGGGCCGGTGACGGTCACCGCGCGCTCGACGAGCGGACGGCCGTTCGCCACCGCGTCCCACACCGCGTAGGCCGTGCCCACGTTCTGCACCAGAACCCTGACCTGGAAGGGCAGCCCGCCCACGGGGACCTCGCGCCCGGCGATCGCCTCGATGAGCTGCTTCTCCGCCCCCTGGGGGTACTTGACCCGGCACACGGCGACGTTGATGTTGGCCGCGTGGCGCGTCAACTCCTCCAGGTGTTTTACGGCGTCCGGCTTGTTGGCCTCGATGCCGATGAAGCCCCGCTGGGCCCCGGTGATTTTCAAGAGCATTTTGAGGCCCTTGACTATCTCCTCGCCCTTGGCGAGCATGAGCTGGTGGTCGCAGGTAAGGAAGGGCTCGCACTCTGCGCCGTTGAGGATGACCGTGTCGAAGGTGTGGCCCTTGGGGGGGACGACCTTGACGTGGGTGGGGAAGGCGGCGCCGCCCATGCCGACCAGCCCCGCGTCCCTAATCCGTTCCACCAGGTTCTCCACCGGC
Proteins encoded in this region:
- the rsxC gene encoding electron transport complex subunit RsxC produces the protein VHPPESKHLTEARPLEPAARPAEVVVHLSQHIGAPATPVVEKGDLVKAGQMVGEPSGFVSAPVHSPVSGTVKMIADRPHGLGGDQPAVVIEPAAEDEWALMEPITDLDRTPVENLVERIRDAGLVGMGGAAFPTHVKVVPPKGHTFDTVILNGAECEPFLTCDHQLMLAKGEEIVKGLKMLLKITGAQRGFIGIEANKPDAVKHLEELTRHAANINVAVCRVKYPQGAEKQLIEAIAGREVPVGGLPFQVRVLVQNVGTAYAVWDAVANGRPLVERAVTVTGPIVKEPKNLWVKVGTPVGELLERCGGLTDDAARFILGGPMMGLAQHRFGIPVTKGTSGVLFLPPPRPEDFISTPCIRCARCVDACPMKLVPCEAATFSEAGKLDKAEANGAGDCIECGSCSYVCPARRHLVQSIKVSKPAILKRRAERAKGA